A window of Parasynechococcus marenigrum WH 8102 contains these coding sequences:
- a CDS encoding DUF427 domain-containing protein: protein MQAIFNGTVLADSDDIVMVDGNPYFPRSAMAEGLFRASDHTTVCGWKGTARYWDVVVGDQVIRNAVWAYDTPKPDAESIRERFAFYRGKGVELQ, encoded by the coding sequence ATGCAGGCGATCTTTAACGGCACGGTGCTGGCTGACAGCGACGACATCGTGATGGTGGATGGGAACCCCTATTTCCCCCGCTCTGCCATGGCAGAGGGGTTGTTCCGAGCGTCCGATCACACCACGGTCTGTGGATGGAAAGGCACGGCTCGCTACTGGGATGTGGTGGTTGGCGATCAGGTGATCCGCAACGCCGTTTGGGCTTACGACACCCCCAAGCCAGACGCGGAATCGATCCGTGAACGCTTCGCCTTCTACCGGGGCAAAGGGGTGGAGCTGCAGTGA
- a CDS encoding hydroxysqualene dehydroxylase, with product MAVQQQSAANPSHVVVVGAGWGGWGAAKALCEAGVRVTLVDGLADPTGSTPLTTASGKPFEAGTRGFWRDYPNINALCDELGLSDVFTPFTSSAFWSPQGLEATAPVFGDGPQLPSPLGQAFATINNFKRLPVADRLSIAGLLVAMLDLNRSPAVYERYDALDALTLFRQLRISERMINEFLRPILLVGLFKPPEELSAAVTMELLYYYALAHQDSFDVRWIKCKSIGEQLLAPLSRRLCDSHQLQVLGGTFASRLNVSPTGATDSLETRSLATGETGLIDDVDAVVLAVGARGMGSLMARSAECAALAPELARAGGLGAIDVVSVRLWLDRSIAVDDPANVFSRFAALKGAGATFFMLDQLQADNEQALWGDQAVQGSVIASDFYNASAIAEQSDQEIVDALMQQLLPQVQPAFRHAQVVDQEVRRYPGSVSLFSPGSFQQRPPLETSLATVVCAGDWVRMGEREHGAKGLCQERAYVCGLEAANSLLRRGVVRGTVSGEHRVIPVRPDEPQVVLGRALNKLVMNPLEAAGLRWPWFAGSR from the coding sequence ATGGCGGTGCAGCAGCAATCGGCGGCCAACCCTTCGCATGTGGTGGTGGTTGGTGCCGGCTGGGGCGGATGGGGTGCCGCCAAAGCGCTCTGTGAAGCCGGGGTGCGCGTCACCCTTGTGGATGGCCTGGCGGATCCCACCGGCAGCACGCCGCTGACCACCGCCAGCGGTAAGCCGTTTGAAGCCGGCACCCGCGGGTTCTGGCGGGATTACCCCAACATCAATGCGCTCTGCGACGAACTCGGGCTGAGCGATGTGTTCACCCCGTTCACCAGCAGTGCCTTCTGGTCGCCCCAGGGGTTGGAGGCCACGGCACCGGTATTTGGTGATGGCCCGCAGTTGCCCAGTCCGCTGGGGCAGGCCTTCGCCACGATCAACAATTTCAAGCGCCTGCCGGTAGCCGATCGACTCAGCATCGCCGGACTGCTGGTGGCAATGCTCGATCTGAACCGCAGCCCTGCGGTGTATGAGCGCTACGACGCCCTTGATGCGCTCACGCTGTTCCGGCAACTGCGGATCAGCGAGCGGATGATCAACGAGTTCCTGCGGCCGATCCTGCTGGTGGGACTGTTCAAGCCACCGGAGGAGCTGTCGGCGGCGGTGACGATGGAGCTGCTCTACTACTACGCCCTGGCGCACCAGGATTCCTTTGATGTGCGCTGGATCAAGTGCAAGAGCATCGGTGAGCAACTGCTTGCCCCCCTGAGCCGCCGTCTTTGCGATTCGCATCAGCTGCAGGTCCTGGGCGGCACGTTTGCTTCACGTTTGAACGTCTCCCCCACCGGTGCCACTGACTCGCTGGAAACGCGATCGCTGGCGACAGGCGAGACGGGTTTGATCGACGACGTGGATGCCGTGGTGCTGGCGGTGGGGGCCCGAGGCATGGGGTCTCTGATGGCCAGATCGGCGGAGTGCGCTGCCTTGGCACCGGAGCTGGCGCGGGCTGGTGGACTCGGCGCGATCGATGTGGTGTCGGTGCGGCTGTGGCTGGATCGCTCCATTGCCGTTGACGATCCCGCCAATGTCTTCTCCCGTTTCGCGGCCTTGAAGGGGGCCGGCGCCACCTTCTTCATGCTGGATCAACTGCAGGCCGACAACGAGCAGGCCCTGTGGGGGGATCAGGCGGTGCAGGGGTCAGTGATCGCCAGCGACTTCTACAACGCCAGTGCCATTGCTGAGCAGAGCGATCAGGAGATCGTTGATGCCTTGATGCAGCAGTTGCTGCCGCAGGTGCAACCGGCCTTCCGCCATGCGCAGGTGGTGGATCAGGAGGTGCGGCGTTATCCGGGATCGGTGTCGTTGTTTTCTCCCGGCAGCTTTCAGCAACGCCCGCCGCTGGAGACATCGCTTGCGACGGTGGTGTGCGCCGGCGACTGGGTGCGCATGGGGGAGCGGGAGCATGGCGCCAAGGGCCTTTGTCAGGAGCGGGCCTATGTGTGCGGGCTGGAGGCGGCCAATTCGCTGCTGCGGCGCGGGGTTGTGCGCGGAACAGTCTCCGGCGAACACCGGGTGATTCCGGTTCGCCCGGATGAACCGCAGGTGGTGCTCGGCCGGGCCCTCAACAAACTGGTGATGAATCCCCTGGAGGCGGCGGGTCTGCGCTGGCCCTGGTTCGCGGGTTCACGTTGA
- a CDS encoding DoxX family membrane protein: MTPQILLDWLGRVLMAALFVKAVPGKLTDFSGTVDVIASKGIAEPLAGCLLAGAITCLIFGSVVLYSERTPGLGRRCCWCFSCPPH; the protein is encoded by the coding sequence ATGACCCCTCAGATCCTGCTCGATTGGCTCGGTCGCGTTTTGATGGCCGCGTTGTTTGTCAAAGCCGTTCCCGGAAAACTGACGGATTTCAGCGGAACGGTTGATGTGATCGCTTCAAAAGGGATTGCCGAACCCTTGGCTGGATGTCTCCTGGCCGGTGCCATCACCTGTTTGATCTTCGGATCGGTCGTTTTGTATTCGGAGAGAACACCCGGCTTGGGTCGTCGCTGCTGCTGGTGTTTCTCGTGCCCACCACACTGA
- a CDS encoding Nif11-like leader peptide family natural product precursor, whose protein sequence is MALDQLKGFLLRLQDDEALKQSVLAASTADDVAKIAGGLGYSFSGDELLRFSGNRVGRVTVSKQETPGEYN, encoded by the coding sequence ATGGCTCTCGATCAACTGAAAGGCTTCCTGCTGCGTCTGCAGGACGACGAAGCCCTGAAGCAGTCAGTGCTGGCGGCATCAACAGCCGATGATGTCGCCAAGATCGCCGGCGGGCTGGGCTACTCCTTCAGCGGGGATGAATTGCTGCGGTTCTCCGGCAACAGGGTGGGGCGGGTGACGGTGTCCAAGCAGGAGACGCCTGGGGAATACAACTGA
- a CDS encoding gamma-glutamyltransferase family protein, which yields MLRALLLILGLCISSTSAAAAPVSRDDPESADPGQAAISTAAGDAVVVTANPRASRAAVAVLKAGGSAVDALVSAQAVLAVVEPQSSGLAGGGFLMHWDARQQQLQVLDGREVAPLSSRPDDLLQPSGEPLPWREATSRPQAIGVPGTVALLWDVHQQHGRLPWATTLQPAIRLARDGFRPSPRLRRSIGIAQRIGVDHSPAFQALYLPGGQPPPANRPFRNPALARTLELLAKDGGPSFYNGELAQQILAGMAALQTDQPDFRGWSPADLAGYAVVQRSPLCHRLRSYRLCTVPPPSSGGLAVLQTLALLNQSNALSGPADPQTWRLLARAQAWADADRLYWVHDPKDGAIPTGPLLDPVYIQSRAIALQTSPAARPTPGLPPGLAAYPYALPEQSREQGTTHLAIVDGEGNLAAYTSSVETVFGSRHLVAGMVLNNQLTDFAFRPSINGQPVANRRRPGRRPVSSMAPMIVFERGQPLLSVGSPGGRSIPHVLSRVLLASLIWREPPARAVGLPHLSRRRNGLVLEQDPPLPWPVALDQLTPGDQPIRSQRLGSGTALLQKINGRWHGAADPRREGTALSAD from the coding sequence ATGTTGCGTGCCCTGCTGCTGATCCTCGGCCTCTGCATCAGCAGCACCAGCGCAGCCGCCGCACCGGTGAGCCGCGACGACCCGGAATCCGCCGATCCCGGCCAAGCCGCCATCTCCACCGCCGCAGGTGATGCGGTGGTCGTTACCGCCAACCCCCGAGCCAGCCGGGCAGCTGTGGCAGTACTTAAGGCCGGTGGTTCGGCAGTGGATGCCCTGGTGAGCGCCCAGGCGGTGCTGGCCGTGGTGGAACCGCAGAGTTCCGGCCTGGCCGGTGGTGGTTTTCTGATGCACTGGGATGCCCGGCAGCAACAGCTGCAGGTGCTCGATGGCCGTGAGGTCGCCCCCCTGAGCAGCCGTCCGGACGATCTGCTGCAGCCCTCCGGCGAACCGCTGCCCTGGCGCGAGGCCACCAGCCGCCCGCAGGCCATCGGTGTGCCTGGCACCGTGGCTCTGCTCTGGGACGTCCATCAACAGCACGGTCGCCTGCCCTGGGCCACCACGTTGCAGCCGGCCATCCGTCTTGCCCGTGATGGGTTCCGCCCCAGCCCCCGCCTGCGCCGTTCCATCGGCATCGCCCAACGCATCGGCGTGGACCACAGCCCGGCGTTTCAGGCGCTGTATCTGCCCGGCGGCCAACCGCCTCCGGCCAACCGGCCCTTCCGCAATCCGGCCCTGGCCCGCACCCTGGAGCTTCTGGCCAAGGACGGCGGTCCGTCCTTTTACAACGGCGAACTGGCCCAGCAGATCCTTGCCGGGATGGCTGCCCTGCAGACCGACCAGCCCGACTTCCGCGGCTGGAGCCCTGCCGATCTGGCTGGGTACGCCGTGGTTCAGCGCTCACCGCTCTGCCACCGGCTGCGCAGCTACCGGCTCTGCACGGTGCCGCCACCAAGCAGCGGCGGGCTGGCGGTGTTGCAAACCCTGGCACTGCTGAACCAGAGCAACGCATTAAGCGGCCCTGCCGATCCGCAGACCTGGCGGCTGCTGGCGCGAGCCCAGGCCTGGGCCGATGCCGATCGCCTCTACTGGGTGCACGACCCCAAGGATGGGGCCATTCCGACAGGCCCCTTGCTGGATCCCGTCTACATCCAGTCCCGCGCCATTGCCCTGCAGACCTCCCCCGCGGCTCGCCCGACTCCGGGGCTGCCCCCTGGCCTGGCGGCCTACCCCTACGCGCTGCCGGAGCAAAGCCGCGAACAGGGCACCACCCATCTGGCGATCGTCGATGGCGAGGGAAACCTCGCTGCTTACACCAGCTCGGTGGAAACGGTCTTCGGCAGCCGCCATCTCGTGGCGGGAATGGTGCTGAACAACCAGCTCACCGACTTCGCCTTCCGCCCCAGCATCAACGGCCAGCCAGTGGCAAACCGGCGCCGGCCCGGTCGTCGGCCGGTGTCGTCGATGGCTCCGATGATCGTGTTCGAGCGGGGGCAACCGCTGCTGTCGGTCGGCAGTCCCGGCGGACGCAGCATCCCCCACGTGCTCAGCCGCGTGCTGCTGGCCTCCCTGATCTGGCGTGAGCCACCGGCACGGGCCGTCGGGCTGCCGCATCTGTCGCGGCGCCGCAATGGATTGGTGCTGGAACAGGATCCGCCCCTCCCCTGGCCCGTTGCCCTCGACCAACTCACTCCCGGTGATCAACCGATCCGTAGCCAACGCCTGGGCAGCGGCACCGCCCTGCTGCAGAAGATCAACGGTCGCTGGCACGGAGCAGCCGACCCCCGCCGGGAGGGCACGGCCCTGTCAGCTGACTGA
- a CDS encoding DUF7441 family protein translates to MKSFEDTDPRPYDRHRYRVQFRDGSFKDTGSYAEATDLWYSSRIKPRVIEVLPATKPSRPRGGFG, encoded by the coding sequence ATGAAGAGCTTCGAGGACACGGACCCACGGCCCTACGACCGCCACCGCTACCGGGTGCAGTTCCGCGATGGCTCGTTCAAGGACACCGGCAGCTACGCCGAAGCCACCGATCTCTGGTACTCAAGTCGGATCAAGCCACGGGTGATTGAGGTTCTGCCCGCCACCAAACCATCCCGCCCGCGTGGCGGCTTCGGCTGA